One Phycisphaerae bacterium genomic window carries:
- a CDS encoding site-specific integrase: MKSPRKQPTYERFGETIRYLTVEEWNQFLDAIEDYRHKLMMRVIYELGCRVGEFVRIQLRHLSFTRNTVYFPAENTKTRQRRVSHLPAGLMNELKSLLRQDGRMAQRSLHIHRPDEYLFHPGRSGRRHYTENRLRQIFARYIRAAGLEREYARDRQGRILRELTIHSLRHSHIMHYVHVYKLPLPIVQRQVGHKSLKATSVYLRPSDEDVGRQYAEARYHLPPVTKRPAGLNTHPPSLQNDSTIQHPTRNH; encoded by the coding sequence GTGAAATCTCCGCGAAAACAGCCCACTTACGAGCGATTTGGCGAGACGATTCGGTATCTGACCGTTGAGGAATGGAACCAGTTTCTCGATGCGATCGAGGACTACCGCCATAAGCTGATGATGCGGGTTATCTACGAGCTCGGCTGCCGGGTGGGGGAATTCGTCCGGATCCAGCTCCGCCACCTCTCGTTCACCCGCAACACGGTGTACTTCCCCGCCGAAAACACCAAGACGCGTCAGCGCCGGGTGAGCCACCTGCCCGCCGGCCTGATGAACGAGCTCAAGAGCCTGCTCCGCCAGGATGGCCGCATGGCCCAGCGCAGCCTGCACATCCACCGGCCGGACGAGTACCTGTTCCACCCCGGCCGCAGCGGCCGCCGGCATTACACCGAGAATCGCCTGCGTCAGATCTTCGCCCGCTATATCCGCGCCGCCGGCCTGGAGCGGGAATACGCCCGCGACCGCCAGGGCAGGATCCTTCGCGAGCTGACCATCCACTCGCTGCGGCACAGCCACATCATGCACTACGTCCACGTGTACAAGCTGCCGCTGCCGATCGTGCAGCGCCAGGTCGGCCACAAGTCGCTCAAGGCCACCAGCGTCTACCTGCGGCCCTCGGACGAGGACGTCGGCCGGCAGTACGCTGAAGCCCGTTACCACTTGCCTCCGGTAACGAAACGGCCGGCAGGCTTAAATACCCATCCGCCATCACTCCAGAATGACAGCACAATACAACACCCAACGAGAAACCACTGA
- a CDS encoding serine/threonine protein kinase, with the protein MSDQPDLSRSPNPMTFDATAPLLQARLLDPPTHPGLLARLDRYGILRVIGEGGMSLVLLARDPASGSRVAIKMLKPEYMRERRVVHRFLAEARHMRKLAHPHIMPVLEVSERSEGPYFVMPYMEGGSVAEHIADCGFRNANDGSEERLTEPEGGLCAPEDQGKETLDIALQVAEALDFAHSKGIIHRDLKPGNVLLDGMGEAYLADFGLGKTTLVNESIIDAGHSPCEGTAPYIAPEVAEGRAGDFRCDIYSFGAMLYEMLSGHPPYSGESSDEVLRQVRSGPPPTIREQKTGGLDALTAVVEGAMARKLRDRYADMTDVISDLQRIAKGQESLGPRGRISRQARKFGRRLFGSRVRVMIVVVSAVALAVGTWAFWPNGTILSDDFSGSRLNTRLWQDGQVADCLDQTGKAEHHASVALSDGSLVLSASAVSSDGNTVAQSVWVDSRPDLRRHGTVTIGIVLSAESPRGAVQVILTDGQAPTANDSGGVILWQRSGGPDPELKLPRQKLKIVLSTDSNMAVVYAGDQTVPEDLVSVSSLGRWHLRLLAGVRPAGGFPEGHIRLAIDSVTARRSQGVTSVVGFVQNTSTFLGVSGVTVRSQQGQSARTGASGAYVLELPHGQSQRLEVVANGWVMAGDAVRVEALEGQQLRANLSIQKVQFGYGDILSAIPVLLTQPPFGGFAMLGDEIALITGPGPDRIFQRRSPKSPDVPLASDVRIGMVTSLATWEGILYGLSSAFLVSDRAQLWKIDPQGNRSPLHTLPIGFACGLSCDGRRFWFAENDTISNRIGVHAVDMESGERIFIRSKDRSITGTAFGPNRLWVSSDAGWVYEVDPELALEAATLEDAIIDKFPGRYEYLSFADDTLWGLIMGRDARSTLLCRIKIDHLPAGNAGPTTRPASSPETQTAPS; encoded by the coding sequence ATGAGCGACCAGCCGGACCTTTCTCGCTCACCGAATCCCATGACTTTCGATGCCACGGCGCCGCTCCTCCAGGCGCGCCTTCTGGACCCGCCGACGCATCCTGGCCTGCTCGCCCGGCTGGATCGGTACGGAATCCTGAGGGTGATCGGCGAGGGGGGCATGAGCCTGGTGCTGCTGGCCCGCGACCCGGCCAGCGGAAGCCGTGTGGCCATCAAGATGCTCAAGCCGGAGTACATGCGCGAACGACGGGTAGTCCACCGCTTTCTGGCCGAGGCCCGCCACATGCGCAAGCTCGCGCATCCCCACATCATGCCCGTTCTGGAGGTTTCCGAGCGCTCGGAGGGTCCGTACTTCGTCATGCCATACATGGAGGGCGGCAGTGTCGCCGAGCATATTGCGGACTGCGGATTCCGGAATGCGAATGACGGATCGGAGGAACGGCTCACAGAACCGGAGGGCGGCTTGTGCGCGCCGGAAGACCAGGGAAAAGAGACTCTGGATATTGCCTTGCAGGTGGCCGAGGCGCTCGACTTCGCACACTCCAAAGGCATCATTCACCGCGACCTGAAACCCGGGAACGTCTTGCTGGATGGAATGGGCGAAGCCTACCTTGCTGACTTCGGGCTGGGGAAAACGACACTGGTCAACGAGTCGATCATTGACGCCGGCCACTCGCCCTGCGAGGGCACGGCGCCCTACATCGCCCCGGAAGTGGCCGAGGGGCGAGCGGGGGATTTCCGTTGCGACATATATTCGTTCGGGGCGATGCTTTACGAGATGCTTAGTGGCCATCCGCCTTACAGCGGCGAATCCTCAGACGAGGTGCTACGTCAGGTGCGATCGGGGCCACCGCCAACAATTCGGGAACAAAAGACGGGCGGCTTGGACGCTCTGACCGCGGTGGTAGAGGGCGCGATGGCCCGCAAACTGCGCGATCGCTACGCTGACATGACCGACGTCATCAGTGACCTGCAGCGGATCGCGAAAGGTCAGGAGTCCCTAGGACCACGCGGACGCATTAGCCGCCAAGCGCGAAAGTTCGGGCGACGGCTCTTCGGGTCGCGGGTCCGTGTGATGATTGTCGTGGTCAGCGCTGTCGCCCTCGCCGTGGGTACTTGGGCTTTCTGGCCTAATGGAACGATTTTGAGCGATGACTTCAGTGGCTCCCGGCTCAATACCCGCCTTTGGCAGGATGGGCAAGTCGCTGATTGCCTCGATCAGACGGGAAAAGCCGAGCATCACGCCAGTGTCGCCCTTTCTGACGGCTCCCTCGTACTTAGTGCCAGCGCCGTGTCATCGGATGGCAACACCGTGGCTCAGAGTGTGTGGGTCGATTCCAGGCCCGATCTCAGGCGCCATGGCACCGTCACCATCGGGATCGTCCTGTCGGCGGAATCGCCGCGCGGCGCAGTGCAGGTAATCCTGACCGATGGTCAGGCGCCAACCGCCAACGATTCCGGCGGCGTGATCCTCTGGCAACGCAGCGGGGGCCCGGACCCGGAACTCAAGCTTCCGCGCCAGAAGCTGAAGATCGTCCTGTCCACGGACTCGAACATGGCCGTTGTGTACGCCGGCGACCAGACCGTCCCGGAGGACCTGGTCAGCGTCTCCAGCCTGGGGCGATGGCACCTTCGTCTGCTGGCGGGTGTCCGACCGGCGGGAGGTTTCCCGGAGGGCCACATCCGCCTGGCCATCGACTCCGTGACCGCGCGGCGGTCCCAGGGCGTGACCAGTGTTGTTGGCTTCGTTCAGAATACGTCCACTTTCCTGGGGGTTTCCGGCGTCACCGTGAGGAGCCAACAGGGGCAGTCCGCGCGCACCGGCGCCAGCGGCGCCTACGTCCTGGAGCTTCCGCACGGGCAGAGCCAACGCCTCGAGGTCGTGGCCAATGGTTGGGTGATGGCGGGAGACGCCGTTCGTGTGGAGGCCCTGGAGGGGCAGCAGCTCCGCGCGAACCTGTCGATCCAGAAAGTACAGTTTGGCTATGGAGATATCCTCAGCGCCATCCCGGTGTTGCTGACGCAGCCTCCGTTCGGCGGTTTTGCCATGCTCGGCGACGAAATCGCCCTGATCACCGGGCCGGGGCCGGACCGGATTTTCCAGCGCCGGAGCCCCAAGAGTCCGGATGTCCCTTTGGCCTCGGACGTGCGTATCGGCATGGTCACTTCCTTGGCGACTTGGGAGGGGATTCTCTACGGCCTCTCCTCCGCCTTCCTGGTGAGCGACCGGGCGCAGTTGTGGAAGATCGATCCGCAGGGCAACCGCTCGCCGCTCCACACGCTGCCCATAGGATTCGCCTGCGGGTTGTCCTGTGATGGGCGGCGGTTCTGGTTCGCAGAAAATGACACCATCAGCAACCGTATCGGCGTCCACGCGGTGGACATGGAATCGGGGGAACGGATATTCATACGCTCCAAGGACCGGTCCATAACCGGCACGGCCTTCGGCCCCAACCGCCTGTGGGTTTCTAGCGACGCCGGCTGGGTCTACGAAGTTGACCCCGAACTGGCCCTGGAGGCCGCGACACTTGAAGATGCAATTATCGACAAGTTCCCGGGGCGCTACGAGTACCTTTCCTTCGCCGACGACACACTCTGGGGTTTGATCATGGGGCGTGATGCGAGGTCAACGCTGCTTTGCCGGATCAAGATTGATCATTTGCCGGCGGGCAACGCGGGTCCGACCACCCGCCCGGCATCTTCACCCGAGACGCAGACGGCGCCTTCCTGA
- a CDS encoding sigma-70 family RNA polymerase sigma factor, whose product MNRDSSSHRGGFPSTHWSIIARTSGPDARDVQDALARLLQRYYSALLVHLRYRFAGRVGVHESKDLLQGFVADKVLARRLFAQADPQRGRFRALILTALDRYTYDWLRQNKREFGDIDAIAEPLRQDESPDVGFETAWAREILGRAIERMRTECDADHPLRWAVFNARVLVPALEDAQPVPFAQLVEQYGFVSPVQAGNTLTTAKRMFVRILRDIVGEYAADESEIDEELADLQRILTSGGA is encoded by the coding sequence ATGAACCGAGATTCGTCAAGCCACCGCGGTGGATTCCCGAGCACCCACTGGTCCATCATCGCCCGGACCAGCGGGCCAGACGCCCGAGATGTGCAGGATGCCTTGGCAAGGCTGCTTCAACGTTACTACTCCGCCCTTCTGGTTCACCTCCGTTACCGCTTTGCTGGCCGCGTGGGCGTCCACGAGTCCAAGGACCTGCTGCAGGGTTTTGTGGCCGACAAGGTATTGGCGCGGCGCCTGTTCGCTCAGGCCGATCCTCAACGAGGCCGTTTCCGCGCGCTCATCCTGACCGCTTTGGATAGATATACTTACGACTGGCTCAGACAGAATAAGCGCGAGTTCGGCGACATCGACGCCATAGCGGAGCCCTTACGCCAGGACGAGTCGCCGGACGTCGGCTTCGAGACCGCCTGGGCCCGCGAGATCCTCGGCCGGGCCATCGAACGCATGAGAACGGAATGCGACGCGGACCACCCGCTGAGATGGGCGGTTTTCAATGCCCGCGTGCTGGTGCCGGCCCTGGAAGATGCCCAGCCGGTCCCTTTCGCGCAACTCGTTGAGCAATATGGATTTGTGTCTCCGGTGCAGGCGGGTAACACACTGACCACGGCCAAGCGTATGTTCGTGCGAATCCTGCGCGACATCGTGGGGGAATATGCGGCCGATGAATCCGAAATCGACGAGGAGCTGGCCGACCTTCAGAGGATTCTGACCAGCGGCGGCGCATGA